ATGGCTGCAGCACCTGACAGGGCCCATCAGCCCCGGCTTCTTGAACTGCACTTCCCTGGCTCTCCTGTGGCTGGTCTTCTCCTACCTCTGCTCTTCCTTTTAGTTTCCTGTGCAGGCTTCTCCATTTGCCCCATGCACCATGGGGTTTCTCAGGGTTCTGTTGTGGGCTCCCTGGAGGAGCCCATCCATGCTGATGGCTTCAAGGACTCTTTGCCGAGGAACTGAGAGTTGACCTCCGGCCCCAGCATCCCTCCTGATCTTCTGAACTACTGTTCTGCCTTTGGGTGCACAGACAACTCTCATGGCCCAGAGGGTACTTGTTCCTGTCCTCTGCAAACCTGCCTCTTTTGGGTACCTGCCGTGGCCCCAGGACTGCTCAGGAGCCAGACCAGAAACCTGCTTTCTagccctgctttctctttctgcccctccccctgccatctGATCTCTAAAAACTGTTAAGTTTACCTTCCCAACATCTCTTGACTTGAGCCACACCCACAGTCATCAGCTTACACCCTGATTATTTTGACAGCCTCCTTTTCTGTCCCACAGCCAGAGTTATCTGAAATGTATAGATGATCAACTCACTTCCTGGCCTAcaaccttccatggctccctatTGCCCTCAGGTTAAAGTCCAGACCCCTTAGCATGGCTTGTGAGACTTGTGATGTCTGGTTCCTACTCACCTCTCTGGACTCATCACTTCCCACCCTGCACCCTGTGTCCCCACCTCCTGTATTCAGAGATGCCACTTTGATTCCCCTTTCTGCTCACCTGGGTACCTTCTCAGTCAGTTCTCAACTTAGATCTCCCTTACTCTAAGCTTTGTCCCCTCTCCCCTCAGGACACCACACAGATCACTCTAGGCTTACTTGCCTGCTTACTGGTCTATCTccccactagactgtaagctccttgagggcagggactgccCTTCAGTTTTTGTATCAGCAGTGCCTGGCTTGGTGCCCGGTACATagaaagcactcaataaatgtttgtttaatgaACGATTTGTAGTGATGCATCCAGGGCATAACAGGGGACCCAGGACAGCTTCCTGAAAGAAGTACAAGTGCTTGTATAGCCGAAACTGAAGCCACAggtcctccttcccttcccccaacgTATGCTGCTTATGCCTCCCTGAACTACAGAAACCTTGAAGGACTTCATCTGAACAAGAGGCAGACTTTTCCAGTGGTTCCCCCATCCTCGAACTTGCtcctggtggggaggagagataGTGGGGACACCAAAGTGTCACTTTTACAATGCAAGTGCCCAGGATAAAGACTGATGCCCACTCTGAGGCCTCCGCCCTAGCTTCATCCTCCTGGGGAATCCAAGAAATTTCTTCTTGGAGaagggagtcctgggatctatgCTTTTGTTGAAAGAGAAGGGGCTCCGATCTTTAAGCTTGGCAGCGGGAAGTGGGAAGCCTGTGGGTACTCCTCTCCCTTCCATCCCCATCGTGAATCACCACACCTCAGGCCCTCACTGGGCTGCCTCAGGTTGATACTTACCAAAATAAGTTTATGGGAGACTcttgggggagggcagagtggggagccctTGATGGGCTCGCACAGCGGCCAGGAAGGCTTCATCAAAGGTCTCACGCAGGTTCATGGCCAGAGTGTCGGTCCAAAAGTTGTCGTCACTAAAGTGCCGCTTCTGGGGCACAGTGCTCATGCTGACAGGGCTGAAGCCCTGGGGCACTTTCAACCTGTGTGGCCGCACTGAAGGATGCAGCTCTTGGACTACCACCTCGAAAGGCAGCTGGGGCACAGGTGCTACGAGGCTGCCGGCCACCGTACGCAGCTGTACACCACCGTACCGGTCAGACCTCACCTCGAGGAAGCTGCGGAAGTCATGCTCCAGGCTGGGGTCCGGATGCACACCCAGGCGGATGCCCTGTGGGTAGCCGATCTGGGTGGTGGGCGATCTGGCAGGGTTGTTGCTAACATTCCATGACTTGGGCCGCCTGACCATGGGCTGCATGTAGGTGGGGGTGGGTATCCCCGAAGGCTGCAGCTTGGGCACTGAGGTCTGCCACAGGCGTGCCTCCGGGGAGGGGTAGAAGCTCTTCTGGGGCCCCTGGCGCTTGGGGGTCCTGGAGACCGTGCTCGCCAGCTGGGGGGCATAAGGTGCTTGCTTGGTGTTGCGAGTCTGGGACTGGCCTCGGAGCAGCTGCTTGCGATGGAGCCACTTCTTGTAGTCGGCTTCTCTCAGAACTTGGTGCTCTTTCTGCAACATCAGAGGGTATGAGACAGAGACAGTCATGGAgggctgcccctcctccctgctcccataGAGGGCTCTTGTGGCTGTAGCCCTTGGAAACCTCAGGTGTCACTGGCCAGAAACAGCCACACCCCAGGAGGCCTAAGTTTGATGAGACAGACTTCCTGCCTGATGGGCCTTTGTTCTGCCCTTTTTCTGACAGGGAGAGAACTATCGCCCGAAGGGAGCCCTTGGGCTGACAGGGCAAGTAGCAGCTCTCCCATCCAGGGGACTGCCAGTCTGACAGGGCCTCTGCCCTAAGTGAGGTCTCCAGTCCCTGCCCTATGGAAAACCTCAAGTCTCATGGGGGAGACAAGCCTCCACCTCCACAGTCCCCCATCTGATAGTAGAGATATGGCCTGCCCTGAGAGAGTCTCTGGTTTGATGGGGGAGGAAAGGCACATCCTCGACCCTGGAAGAAAGCAGAAACCTTTGGAAGGCCTGGAACTGGGGGGAGCCAGTCTGGATAGGCTTCTGGAAGTGGTGGACCTTGTATATTGGGGGATATAGTTGGCTGGCTCTTTGGGCTGGATGCTCATGACTCTGTCTACCTCTCTCTTTTTGCCTCTACTAGAAGTGAACTTTCAGCGGGTCACAGAACAGCCCCTTGTCCACGCCCTTGTTTCAGTATCTCACCCCCCAGACTGTTGCTAAGCCATCGTATGGGGATTGACACAGCAGCAGCTCCGGAGGTAGGCTCTGATTAGACCAAGCCAATCATCATAATTGCATCAGCCTTGCCCCAGACCCAGGTCAGTCAGTACATGGCTTTCCTTTAGCTCCAGGAGTTGGAACAGAATAGACCCAGGATCCAACCGAGGCCACAAAGAGATAGGGGAGATCTGTAAGGGGCTTCTGGGAAAGTTAAGAGCCATGGGAACAGATGAGCTTTGCCTCCTCTGGACCCATGGGACTATGAGGACTGGGGCAGGGCTGAGAAAACTGGAGAGACATGCACCTGGAAACCAAGCTGAGTACTGGATTGTGCCAGCCCTGAAGCCCTCCCCACTTCTGGATCCACTTAGGATTCCCAGCATCTTCTCTCTGGGTTTTCTGGCTCTTACATCCTACGTCATTACACCTCCTTAAAATCCTTTAGCTACTCCCCCATTCTTCGCCAGCCAAGGGCTGTCATACATCTGAGCCCCTCCCAAATTTCTAGCTTGTCAATCTCCAGCTCACAGCCATTCCCCTAGCTGTATTGCCTTTGTACTTCTCAGCATATACCACGCTCTCTACCTCTGTGCCTCTCCACAGGGCTGTCTGTTCCTTCTGCCTCGTCAGCCCTTCCCTTCATATGGCCAACTGCTGCCCACCCTTAAAAATCCTCCAAAGCATTAATCTCTCCAGCATCCTCCTGGACCCTTCCTCCTCTGTGGGAATATAACTCACCTCCCATTCTAGACCCTAAGCTCCTTAAGTGAAGGGACCACATCTCATTTGTCTTTGTAGCCTCAGGGTCCAGCAGGTGCCTAGCTGAGAGGAGGTGCTCAGTGTCTGTTGGAagggatggatttttttttttaattttttttttttaaagattttatttatttatttgagagagagacagtgagagagagcatgagctaggagaaggtcagagggagaagcagactccccatggagctgggagcctgatgtgggactcgatcccaggactccgggatcatgacctgagccgaaggcagtcgtccaaccaactgagccacccaggcgtccctggattttttttttaaagactattttaagtaatcactatacccagcatggggcttgaactctcaaccctgagatcaggagtcacatgctccacccactgagtGAGCCACATGCCCCAAAGGatggatttgttttttttaagattatgtatttatttatttatttgagagagagagcacaagcagggtgaggggcagagggagaagcaaactttccactgagcagggagcccaatgtggggcttgatcctgggactctggaatcctgacctgtgccaaaggcaggcgtttgactgagccacccaggcgccccagggtggACCTTTTTGACCAGTGTGACTCCCAGTGTAGGCAGGACATGCATCTCGCTAGAGATTTCCCTCCAATCCAGGAGGCAATGCACTAGGAGGGGTGCCGTAGTTCTTGCTAATTTAAGCTGTATTTGCTCTCTAACACAAAATAAGACTTTTGACCTAGAGGAGTGGCTTTTAAGGGTAGAATTTCAGAGGATGAGGAGAGGGAGGCTTTTCCCGGATGGGACTGCTACCAGCCACTCTTCTAACGGCACGTGAGTCAGGCCTCCTGTGCTCGCCTGCGTGGGTGGCAGTGGCTGCCCGGCGCCCCTGGCCACCTTCCCCCTTACCTGATACTCAGTCAGGTAGTCCTGTTCCATGAAGGCCAACTGGTCCTTGAGcctcttcagtttccccatctcacGAGCGAAGTCCTTCTTGTCCCGTTTCCACATGGCATCCTTCAAGTACCTGACGCCAAGGTTGGAGGGGCAGGGTACGTTATTCCCCCAGGGACTGAGCTTCACCCCAGGCTGGAAACACGGGCAGCTGCTCAGGGCCTGGATGAGGGTGGGAGGAGTCACCAGAGGAGCCATCCCCACGGCCCAAGGCCCGTCGGACTAACTTCTCTCCTTCTAGGTGAGAGAGGAGGGTGTCTGACAGTGTGATCACCAACCCCTGCAGAGGACCCAAGGCCTCTGGGCAAGGCAGGGCAGTGCTAAACCCAAAGGGGTGAGGCCCTGTGGACAGCCCTGGGAATAATAACCTGGGCGCTGGTCTCCGCTGCAGACTTAGCTTCCAGCCCAGCCCCGCCTGGTAAAGGCTCAGCCTTAGGTGAGGGCCCCAGGGAAagggctgggaaggagagaaggggcagcAGGCCAAGGGTGCTTCCCACAGCCTCACCGGGCACAGTTGCGGTGGTTCCATATTTTGCAGTAGTCGATGGGCTTGCAGCCCAGGGCGTCCCGGGCATGGACATTGGCACCATTCTGCACCAGCACCTTCACACAGCTCAGCAGGCCCTTGCAGGCTGCCAGGTGGAGGGGTGTGCAGCCACTGCATGTCTGCCTGTAGACAGCCCCACCGGCCAGGAAGAGGGCAGAAAGGAAGGACCAAAGGCCATCTGCCCATTAGAGAGGTGGGCAGGCCAGCTTCTGGGCCTGCTCTGCCACTAGCCTACTGGGTGACTCTGACATGTCCCTTCTTCCctgagcttcaatttcctcaatCGTAGAAGGAGGGTTTGGACTAAATGAATGGTGGGAGCTTGATTATATGGATATAAAAAGAGTTAAGATCGCTGGAAGGAGAGCTGGGTTGGCTGGAGCTCAGAGGCTACTAACCTTACTGGCTCTTAAGTCAGCCAGccctcctgccctttcccccatCTGGCCAGGCACACAAGGCCTGCATGACCTaggccctgcctcctcctcaccctcATCTTCTGACCTTGCCCCACTCTTTCCCAACATGTGATCTTTGTACATGATGTTCCTTCTACCTGGGACACTTTTCCCTGGCTCTTTGCATGGCTGGCTTGCTCTCAGTTTTCAGGTTgctatttaaatgttatttcctgggtgcctgggtggctcagtgggttaagcctctgccttcagctcaggtcatgatctcagggtcctgggatcgagtcctgcattgggctctctgctctctctcagcggggagcctgcttctccccccatctctctctgcctacttgtgatctctgtcaaataaataaataaaatgttaaaaaaaaatttaaatgttatttccttaGATGTGACTTCCCTTTCCAAAATAGAtcctctcccctacccctcacACTCATCAGCTCATcaccctgtttatttcctttgtaacTACTTAAACTGttgctttgttcatttattagTGTGCTACCTCACTGTGCTGCTGCACTAGTACCCCAGCTGCGTGAGGGCTGGGGCCGTTTGCTTGTCTTCACTGCTGTATTCAACTTGGGCATGGCACTGAGCACACAGCGCTCTGTAAATGTGAGCGAGCGCAGTCTCCCATAGGCCGTTCGGACACTTTCGTGCATTTCCTCTGTTAGCCACAATAGTCTCGTGTCATCCTCCCACATTGCAGTTGAGGACCCTCAGGAAATAGTTCCCAAACTATGCTGCCAATTAGAAACCTCTGGGTTTTAGGCCTTCCAAAGCCCAGGCGGCATCCCGCACCAATTTTGGCCTTTGACTGACACACAGGCACTGCTCTTTCTGAAGCTCCATGTGGGACTCCGGTAAACTGACAGGCTTGGGAGCCAGAGCACTGAGGCTAAGGGCCGAGTGACCTCCTGCAGGTCTTGCTGTTTGCTAGCAGATGGCAAAGCTGAGATGTGAACTGGGTCTTTCCCCTCCCAGAGCCTGATCTCCTTATCACACCGTGAGGGCTCGATGACTGCTTTATGGGGGACCAGATCCTTGTCACCCTGAAGCCCTCTGCCTGGCCTGCATGGATCTGCCTAcctgatgggggaagggggggattCCTATCTGCCCAGGCTCCAGGACACTTTCTGGACACAGGCTGGACTCACGTGTTGAGGGCCGCCCCTTGCTCAAGTAGATAGTGAATGCAGGGGAGGGTCATGCTCTTGTTGTCCCCGTCGATGACCAGGTGCAGCGGTGTCTGGCCATTCTTGGTGGGCAGGTCCACAGGAAACTTGTACTCCTCTACCAAGGCCTGCAGGCACGTGAGCTTGCCACTCTGGGCTGCAAAGTGGATGGCAGTGAAGCCCTGTGGGAGCGGGAGGAGGGTAGGAGGAGACTGAGCAGGACTGAGGCCCCAGGGTCACAACCTAAACTACAGAGCAATTTCTGCCGGTAGAAGGTGACTGCACCCAAAAGGGTATCTGTGGGTGCTCCACAGT
The window above is part of the Lutra lutra chromosome 9, mLutLut1.2, whole genome shotgun sequence genome. Proteins encoded here:
- the ANKRD53 gene encoding ankyrin repeat domain-containing protein 53 isoform X1, whose product is MLPGEKVSWGGPESQSPRWAGDEGAGLRGLSGGAGSRAGGSPWAARGAGSTGRESGFASPGVLGDGGFLLVLPTSEPRSGLGAQGQSSPSRTRLRRAAGPDPDSTFSLTSSLPTHTNPDDEGKQSAAGNYYELFAAALGNLEWLRFCLSRGRDKIPADDKGFTAIHFAAQSGKLTCLQALVEEYKFPVDLPTKNGQTPLHLVIDGDNKSMTLPCIHYLLEQGAALNTQTCSGCTPLHLAACKGLLSCVKVLVQNGANVHARDALGCKPIDYCKIWNHRNCARYLKDAMWKRDKKDFAREMGKLKRLKDQLAFMEQDYLTEYQKEHQVLREADYKKWLHRKQLLRGQSQTRNTKQAPYAPQLASTVSRTPKRQGPQKSFYPSPEARLWQTSVPKLQPSGIPTPTYMQPMVRRPKSWNVSNNPARSPTTQIGYPQGIRLGVHPDPSLEHDFRSFLEVRSDRYGGVQLRTVAGSLVAPVPQLPFEVVVQELHPSVRPHRLKVPQGFSPVSMSTVPQKRHFSDDNFWTDTLAMNLRETFDEAFLAAVRAHQGLPTLPSPKSLP
- the ANKRD53 gene encoding ankyrin repeat domain-containing protein 53 isoform X3 translates to MLPGEKVSWGGPESQSPSSLPTHTNPDDEGKQSAAGNYYELFAAALGNLEWLRFCLSRGRDKIPADDKGFTAIHFAAQSGKLTCLQALVEEYKFPVDLPTKNGQTPLHLVIDGDNKSMTLPCIHYLLEQGAALNTQTCSGCTPLHLAACKGLLSCVKVLVQNGANVHARDALGCKPIDYCKIWNHRNCARYLKDAMWKRDKKDFAREMGKLKRLKDQLAFMEQDYLTEYQKEHQVLREADYKKWLHRKQLLRGQSQTRNTKQAPYAPQLASTVSRTPKRQGPQKSFYPSPEARLWQTSVPKLQPSGIPTPTYMQPMVRRPKSWNVSNNPARSPTTQIGYPQGIRLGVHPDPSLEHDFRSFLEVRSDRYGGVQLRTVAGSLVAPVPQLPFEVVVQELHPSVRPHRLKVPQGFSPVSMSTVPQKRHFSDDNFWTDTLAMNLRETFDEAFLAAVRAHQGLPTLPSPKSLP
- the ANKRD53 gene encoding ankyrin repeat domain-containing protein 53 isoform X2, encoding MLPGEKVSWGGPESQSPRWAGDEGAGLRGLSGGAGSRAGGSPWAARGAGSTGRESGFASPGVLGDGGFLLVLPTSEPRSGLGAQGQSSPSRTRLRRAAGPDPDSTFSLTSSLPTHTNPDDEGKQSAAGNYYELFAAALGNLEWLRFCLSRGRDKIPADDKGFTAIHFAAQSGKLTCLQALVEEYKFPVDLPTKNGQTPLHLVIDGDNKSMTLPCIHYLLEQGAALNTYLKDAMWKRDKKDFAREMGKLKRLKDQLAFMEQDYLTEYQKEHQVLREADYKKWLHRKQLLRGQSQTRNTKQAPYAPQLASTVSRTPKRQGPQKSFYPSPEARLWQTSVPKLQPSGIPTPTYMQPMVRRPKSWNVSNNPARSPTTQIGYPQGIRLGVHPDPSLEHDFRSFLEVRSDRYGGVQLRTVAGSLVAPVPQLPFEVVVQELHPSVRPHRLKVPQGFSPVSMSTVPQKRHFSDDNFWTDTLAMNLRETFDEAFLAAVRAHQGLPTLPSPKSLP